The Mycolicibacterium cosmeticum DNA window GTCGACGCGCAAATCCGTTACCGGCCACGGCACGTCGTCGACCACCTGAAGGCCGGCCGAGTGCACCGGCCCGGCCTCACCACCGGCGGCCAGCGCGGCCGCCAACCCGTCGAGCAGGCGCCCTTCGGTGCTGGGGGCGGTCGAGGTCTGGTACCGCTCGATGAGCGCGGTGACGACGGCCGCATCGGCCAGCATGTTGCCTGCGGCGGCGGCGTTGTCGGTTGCGACCTCGTGCCGGATGCCCAGTGCCTTGGCGCCGGTGTGGATTGCGGTGCGGCCGGCGCCGTCGACGACGACGAGTTGGCGGTAGTCGGCGTGCGGCTCGGCCGCGATGGTCGCGTCCAGCGCCGCGCGGGCATCCGCCCCACCCGCCAAAGCGTCCAGCGCCGCGGTGCCCAGTCGCGGGTTGGTGACGTTCTGACTCGCCACCGCACCCACGCCGGCGCGCAGGTGCACGCAGCGCGACGCGACGGCGGGGCTGGAGGAACACACCACCATGCCGAATGCCGATCCGTCGCGGACCACCAGTGAGAAGGTCATGACCGGTCCTGGCTGAGCACGGCGGTGGCGTCGATCTCCACCAGCCATTCGGGCCGGGCCAGCGCGTCGACGACAAGTCCGGTCGACACCGGATAGACGCCCTTGAGCCAGCGGCCCATCACGCGGTACACCGTCTCCCGGTACCGGATGTCGACCAGATAAACGGTGACCTTCACGATGTCGGCGAGGCTGCTGCCGGCCTCGTCGAGCAGCATGGCGATATTGGCCATCGCCTTCTCGGTCTGCGCCTCGACATCGCCGATGCCCACGGACTCGCGGGTGTCCAGATCTTGTCCGATCTGCCCCCGCAGATAGACCACTCCACCCGCGACCACGGCTTGGCACAGGTCGTTGTCCAGGTTCTGCTCCGGGTAGGTGTCCTTGGTGTTGAACGGCCGGATTCTGCGGTGGGTCGCCCCGGCCGGGGTGGCCTCGGTCATCGACGGGAGTCCTTTCTCGATCACGTTGGGCCGTCAGCGATCGGCGAGTGCCGGCGCCTGGTAGGCCAAATAGCTGCGCTGGATCATGATCTGGTCGGCGAGGTATTTGGCGTCGTGCCAGACACCCCAGATGAAGCTCGATCCGCGCCGTGACTGCCATGGCAGACCCAGGAAGTAGATGCCGGGTTCGGTGGACACCCCGCG harbors:
- a CDS encoding DUF1028 domain-containing protein, whose translation is MTFSLVVRDGSAFGMVVCSSSPAVASRCVHLRAGVGAVASQNVTNPRLGTAALDALAGGADARAALDATIAAEPHADYRQLVVVDGAGRTAIHTGAKALGIRHEVATDNAAAAGNMLADAAVVTALIERYQTSTAPSTEGRLLDGLAAALAAGGEAGPVHSAGLQVVDDVPWPVTDLRVDWHDDPIGELHRLWAVWEPQKADYRTRGLDPTAAPSYGVPGDL
- a CDS encoding RidA family protein, producing the protein MTEATPAGATHRRIRPFNTKDTYPEQNLDNDLCQAVVAGGVVYLRGQIGQDLDTRESVGIGDVEAQTEKAMANIAMLLDEAGSSLADIVKVTVYLVDIRYRETVYRVMGRWLKGVYPVSTGLVVDALARPEWLVEIDATAVLSQDRS